The DNA region GGACTGCGCTACGACCAGGCCGCCATCCTGGCGGCGCTGGCCCAGCCCGCCGCGCTCGACTACCGCCCCGATCCCCGCGGCCTGGCCTCGGCGCGCGAGGCCGTCGCCGCCTACTACCGCGGGCGCGCGCCCGGCGCCGCCGTGCCCGAACCCGAGCACATCTTCCTCACCACCTCCACCAGCGAGGCCTACTGCTGGCTCTTCCGCCTGCTCTGCGATCCCGGGGACGAGGTGCTGGTGCCCGCGCCCAGCTACCCGCTCTTCGAGTTCCTCGCCGGGCTCGAGGACGTGCGCCTGGTCCCCTACCTCCTGCTCTATGACCACGGCTGGCAGGTCGACTTCCATTCCATGGAGAAGGGGCTGAGCCCGCGCACCCGCGCTGTGCTGGTGGTGAATCCCAACAATCCCACCGGCTCGTTCCTGAGCAGCGAGGAGCTGACCAACCTGGACTGGCTCTGTGCCAAGGACGGGATCGCGCTCATCGCCGACGAGGTCTTTCTCGACTATCCGCACGACCGGCGTCCGCGCCACAGCCTGGCGGGGCAGCGCGACCTGCTGACCTTCGCCCTGAGCGGGCTCTCCAAGATCGCAGGGCTGCCGCAGATGAAGCTGGCGTGGTTCGCCGCCGGGGGCCCGCAGGAGACCCTGGCCCCGGCGCTGGCCCGCCTGGAAGTCATCGCCGACACCTTTCTCTCCCTGAGCACCCCCCTGCAGCTCGCCTTGCCCGCGCTCCTGGAGCAGCGCCAGGGAGTGCAGGAGCAGTTGGCGGCGCGCATCGCCCAGAACCTTGCCGAACTCGACCGCCAGCTCGCCGGGCAGAAGAGCTGCGCCCGCCTGGAGGCGGAAGGAGGCTGGTACGCGGTGCTGCGCGTGCCCGCCACCCGCAGCGACGAGGAACTGGCCATCGCCCTGCTCGAGCAGCGGGGCGTGCTGGTCCATCCCGGACACTTCTACGACTTCCCCGCCGACGGTTACCTGGTCGTCAGCCTCATCACCCCCGCCGGCACCCTCGCCGAAGGCGTGCGCCGCGTGCTGGAGTTCTGCCAATCTTCCTGAGCCGCCGCAGGTGGCGCCAGAACCCAGCCCGGCACGTAAGTGCCGGGGAGCTTTGGGCAACGCCACCCGAGTCCCGCCAGGGACGGCAGAGAACCTCCACCACAAAGGACACGAAGGCTTCACAGAGGTCACAAAGAAGACAGGGCGCGGCTTCCGCCGCGCCCTCGCTGACTCCCGATTCCTGACTCCTGACTGCTACTTTGGCATCGTGCCGGCGATGAAGTTGTCCACGTCCTCGTGGAACTTCGTCAGCGACTCGCTGCGCAGGTACACCATGTGCCCGGAGTCGTAATGCGCGAAGGAGAGGTTCTTGCGATACTCCGGGCCCAGGTCGAGGTGGTTCATGGTGTAGTCGGCGGCCCAGAAGGGCGTGGCCAGGTCGTAGTAGCCCTCCATCACCAGCACCTTGAGGTAGCGGTCCTTCACCATGGCCGCGCGCAGCGCCGAGGCGGTGTCGGGGAAGCCCATCCCCGGCCCCCACTCCCAGCGCTGGAAGAAGCTCTGCTCCTGGCTGGAAGAGGCCAACTGTCCCGCCGAAGTGTAGTAGGGCATGTCGGTCTCGTACTTCAGCTCGCGGCGCACGTAGTCATTGAAGACCGAGGTGAAGGGCGGCCCGGTCTCGGCCCCGGTGGGATCGTAGAACTGCGTCTCAGGAAGCCCTGGGGATCGGGTCCGGTGTAGCGCCCGTCCAGCCGTCCCACCCGCAGCTTCTCGTCCCCCAGCAGGTTGTGGGTGAAGGTGCGGACGTCGATGCGCAGGTTGGCTTGGTCGATCAGCTCCGGCTTCAACCCGGTGAAGCGCGCCAGTTGCGCGATCACCGCCTGCCGCTCCTCGGGTGTGAGCGCGTCGCCCTTGGCCAGCGCGGCCGTATAGTCGGTGGCGGCCCACTTCTCCACCTCCGCCCGCGTGCGCGCCAGGTCCTGCATCAGCTCCGGCGCCAGCTTCTTGTGGTAGGCGGCGATCATGGTGAACGAGGGCAGCGTCAGGATGTAGGCCTCGTCGTTGCGCTGCGTGGTGGCCAGGGTCTCGAAATCCAGCACGGTGGAGAGCAGGATGATGCCGTTGAAGGCGATGCCGCGGTCGATCAGGTAGCCGGCCACCGCCGCCGAGCGGGTGGTGCCGTAGCTCTCGCCCAGCAGGTACAGCGGCGACGACCAGCGCTCATTGCGCGTGATGTACAGGCGGATGAATTCGCCGAAGGCCTCGGCGTCGCCGCGCAGCCCCCAGAACTTCTTGCCCGTCTCCAGGTCGGCGGGACGGCTGAAGCCGGTGCCGATGGCGTCCACCAACACCAGGTCGGTCTGGTCCAGCGGCGTGTCGGGGTTGTCCATCAGGTGGTAGGGCGAAGCCGGCATCCAGCCCTCCGGCTCCAGCACCACCTTGCGCGGGCCCAGCGCGCCCATGTGCAGCCAGATCGAAGCCGAGCCCGGCCCGCCGTTGAAGGCGAAGGTGAGCGGGCGCCGGCTGGCTTCGGCCCCGTCCAGCGTGTAGGCCACGTAGAACATCTCCGCCTCGATCTTGCCGGTGGGGTCCTTGATGGGCAGGCGCCCCGCAGTGGCGGTGTAGTTCAGGGTCTTGCCGTGGACCTTGAGGGTGTGGTGGGTCACCGCCGGCGCCTGCTCGGTCATGTCCCACTTCAGTTCCTTCGACCTGGGCCCGCCGCCGCCGGCCTCGGGCTTCTCTGCCGGCGGTTCCTTGGGTGGCGGCGCCGGGCGCGCGCTCTCTTCTTGGGCAGGAGTTTTCTCCGCCGCCTTGGCCGCAGGCGCGGGCTCGCTCTTCTTTTGCTGCTGCGCCGCCGCTCCGGGCAATACGGCCAGGGCCAGGGAAAGGGAGAGGACGATGGATCTCATGTGGGCTCCTTGCTTGCAGGGAGGGCTGCCCCCCGGCAAACCGGTCATTCTAATCCAGCCCGCGCGTCCCGTCGCCTGCACTAAGGAGGCACCTCCGGCCGCGGTTACCAAGGTCATTCCGGCGGCCGGGGATTGGCCCTTGGTTCGCGCCACTTTTCCGTGGTACTTTACTGGGAGAATCGGCGCCTAACAGCCTTTCCCGCCGGGGGTTTACAACCGGGCAGTCTTGGGGATTCCGGGCGCGGGGAAACGCCTGCTCCAAGGGGTGTGGGTAGCGAACCATGCAGCCGCACGAGAGCGTGACCCAGATCATCCAGTCGTCGCGCGGGCAGCGCGAGCTGCTGGCCGAGCTGGAGAAATTTCGCAAGACCATCACCGTGATGTTCACCGACATCAAGGGCTCCACCGCCTATTTCGAAAAGTACGGCGACGTGGCCGGGCTCATGATGGTGCACCAGTGCAACGACACGCTGCGCCAGATTGTGGAGAAGCACGGCGGGCGCGTGGTCAAGACCATCGGCGACGCCATCATGGCCACCTTCGAGGACTGCAAGGGATCGGTGGAGGCGGCCATGGAGATGCAGAAGGCCCTCATCACCTTCAATGAGCCCAAGCCCGAGCAGGACCACGTCTTCATCCGCATCGGCATGAACTACGGTCCCGGCATCGTCAAGTCCAACGACGTCTTCGGCGACGTGGTCAACGTGGCCTCGCGGGTGGAGAGCGTGGCCGCGCCCGAGCAGATCGTCATCTCCGACACCCTGCACCAGCAGATCGCGCCCCTCAAGCTCTTCAAGATTCAGCACCTGGGAAAGTTCCAGCTCAAGGGCAAGGAGGAGGTCCGCGACCTCTTCGAGGTGCAATGGAACGGCGGGGAGGCCGCGCGCCGCCCCCAGGCCGCGCACACGGTGGTGCTGGGCGGGCCCAAGGCTTCCATCGTCCTGCCCAAGTTCAAGCTGCAGCACATCAAGCGCGACGGCTCGGTGGGCCAGGAGTACGCCCTGAAGGACGGCAAGTTGACGGTCGGTTCCTCCGACGCCGACCTCAAGTTCCCCTCCGACCCCGCCCTGGCTCCCCAGCACGCCTCCTTCTTCCTCGACCGCGGGCAGCTCATGGTCGAGGACATCAGCCCGGGCAAGGGCGTGTACGTGCGCCTGGTCGGCACCTACACCCTGGTGGACGGCGACGTCATCATGATGGGGCGGCAGATCTTCCGCTTCCAGGAGAAGTCGGAGGCGCTGGCCACTGCCGCCGCCACCGGCACCACCATCATGGACTTGAACGCCGCCCTGCGTGAGCCGGTGGCCCAGTTTGCCTCGCTCACCCCCGCGGGTGTAGAAGATGGAGCCAGGTTTCCGCTGGGCGAGCAGGAGATCACCTGGGGGCGCAACAAGGGCACTTACATCTTCCCTGAGGACGGCTTCATGAGCCGCTCCCACGCCAAGGTGTACCAGCGCGGCGAGAATTTCTTTCTGGAGGACTTGGGCAGCCGCAACGGCACCTTCGTGCGGGTGCGCGGCAAGGCCCCGGTGCCGGTGGGCTCCATGGTGTTGGTGGGCGGGCAACTCCTGAAGGTGGCGCAATAAGCATGGGCCAGAACACCATCAGCAAGATCGGGAAGTACGACGTCGTCGAGATCCTGGGCAAGGGCGGCATGGGGGTGGTCTACAAGGCCACCGACAGCCGCATCGGCCGCCTGGTCGCCATCAAGATGATGACCGGGGGCTTCGCCGACAATCCCGACCTGCTCAAGCGCTTCTACCGCGAGGCCCAGGCCACCGGGATGCTGCAGCATCCCAACATCGTCATCATCTACGACCTCGGCGACCAGGACGGCAATCCCTACATCGTGATGGAGTACCTGGAAGGCGATCCTATGGACAAGCTGATCGCCAACAAGCGCGAGGTCTCGCTGGTCGAGAAGCTGAACTGGATCATCCAGTGCTGCAACGGGTTGAACTACGCCCACCAGCGCGGCATCGTCCATCGCGACATCAAGCCCGCCAACATCATCATCCTCAGGGACGGCAGCATCAAGATCCTGGACTTCGGCATCGCCCGCATGGGCGACAAGTCCATGACCCGCACCGGCCAGGTGGTGGGCACCATCACCTACATGTCGCCGGAGCAGATCAACGCCCAGGTGGTGGACGGCCGCAGCGACATCTTCTCCACCGGGGTCATGCTCTACGAATTGCTCACCGGCGCCCTGCCCTTCGAAGGCAAGGACACGGCCTCCACCCTGCTCAAGATCATCCACGAGCCGCCGCCGCCGCTGAAGAACTTCCTCCCCGTCTTCCCGCCCGAGCTGGAAGAGGTGATGCACCACGCGCTCTGCAAAGACCGCGAGGAGCGTTATGCCACCGCCGAGGACTTCGCCTTCGACCTCTCGCGCGTGCAGGAGCAGCTCAAGAAGCAGATGGTCAGCGAGTACGTGGACCGCGCCAAGGGCTTCATCGACCGGTCCGAGCTGCCCAAGGCCAAGGAACTGCTGCAGCAGGTGCTGCGCGTCGACACCCAGCACACCGTCGCCAAGGACCTCATGCTCGAGGTCCAGCACCGCCTGCAGAAGCAGCAGCGCGGCGAGCAGGTGCGCCAGCTTCGCTCCCACGCCGAGGACGCCCTGGCCCACAAGCAGTACGAGGACGCCCTGGCCTACGTGGACCAGGCGCTTTCCCTGGACAAGACCAACACCGAGTTGCTGAACCTGCGCGACCTGGCCCAGGAAGCCAAGACCCGCATCGACAAGCTGCAGTCGGCCTTGCGCCGCGCCGAGCAGGCGCAGCAGGCCGGGGACCTGGAGGTTGCGCTCAAGGCCTCGGAGGACGCCCTGGCCGTCGATTCCGAGAACACCCAGGCCAAGGCCCTGCACACCTCCATCAGCAAGGAGCTCAGCGAGCACAAGAAGCAGGCGCAGGTGCAGGGCTTCCTGGACGAGGCCCGCAAGGACATCTCCCAGCGCAAGTTCACCGCCGCCTTCGAGGTCCTGAAGAAGGCGGAGGAGATCGACGCCGCCAGCCCCGAGGTCCACGCCCTGCTCAACCTGGCCTCCTCGGGCCGCGAGCAGGAGCAGCGCCGCCGCGACCTGGAGCGCTTCACCAACGAGATCGAGGACGCCCTCGCCCGCGACTCCTATCAGGAGGCCTGCGCCAAGGCCGACGAGGCCCTGGTGCGCTTCTCCAACGACCCCGGCCTGCTCAAGCTCAAGGCCATGGCCGACAAGCAGCGCGAGGCCGGCGAGAAGAAGAAGTTCGTGGAAGAGCAGATGGCCGCCGCCCGCAAGCTGCTCGATGGCGGCAAGGCCGCCGAGGCGCTCGCCGTCCTGGAGAAAGCCTCGCAGAAGGTCCCGGGCGACTCCCGCCTGCAGGGCCTGCTGGCCATCGTGCGCGACAGCGCCGAGCGCGAGCGCGTCGAGGCCCTCAAGACCGGCTTCATCCAGAAGGCCAAGGAGGCGCTGCGCAAGAAGGACTACGCCGCCGCCGTCAAGGTGCTGGAGCAGGGGCAGGCGGAGATCGAAGGTGCGGCCGAGATCAACGACCTGCTGCAGTTCGCCCGCGACGAGGCCAACGCCCACGCCCGCCGCAAGAAGATCGACCAGGCCGCCGAGGAAGCCCAGAAACTCATGGCGGAGGAGGAGTACGAGCGCGCCGTGGCCCTGCTCGAGGCCACCATGAAGGAGAGCCCCGACGAGGAGCTGCGCGTGGTGCTCACCGACGCC from Terriglobales bacterium includes:
- a CDS encoding pyridoxal phosphate-dependent aminotransferase, which translates into the protein LYIRRPMFADRTGWKLEPNAYTVALEKRRAAGAEVLDLAESNPTRCGLRYDQAAILAALAQPAALDYRPDPRGLASAREAVAAYYRGRAPGAAVPEPEHIFLTTSTSEAYCWLFRLLCDPGDEVLVPAPSYPLFEFLAGLEDVRLVPYLLLYDHGWQVDFHSMEKGLSPRTRAVLVVNPNNPTGSFLSSEELTNLDWLCAKDGIALIADEVFLDYPHDRRPRHSLAGQRDLLTFALSGLSKIAGLPQMKLAWFAAGGPQETLAPALARLEVIADTFLSLSTPLQLALPALLEQRQGVQEQLAARIAQNLAELDRQLAGQKSCARLEAEGGWYAVLRVPATRSDEELAIALLEQRGVLVHPGHFYDFPADGYLVVSLITPAGTLAEGVRRVLEFCQSS
- a CDS encoding adenylate/guanylate cyclase domain-containing protein; the encoded protein is MQPHESVTQIIQSSRGQRELLAELEKFRKTITVMFTDIKGSTAYFEKYGDVAGLMMVHQCNDTLRQIVEKHGGRVVKTIGDAIMATFEDCKGSVEAAMEMQKALITFNEPKPEQDHVFIRIGMNYGPGIVKSNDVFGDVVNVASRVESVAAPEQIVISDTLHQQIAPLKLFKIQHLGKFQLKGKEEVRDLFEVQWNGGEAARRPQAAHTVVLGGPKASIVLPKFKLQHIKRDGSVGQEYALKDGKLTVGSSDADLKFPSDPALAPQHASFFLDRGQLMVEDISPGKGVYVRLVGTYTLVDGDVIMMGRQIFRFQEKSEALATAAATGTTIMDLNAALREPVAQFASLTPAGVEDGARFPLGEQEITWGRNKGTYIFPEDGFMSRSHAKVYQRGENFFLEDLGSRNGTFVRVRGKAPVPVGSMVLVGGQLLKVAQ
- a CDS encoding protein kinase gives rise to the protein MGQNTISKIGKYDVVEILGKGGMGVVYKATDSRIGRLVAIKMMTGGFADNPDLLKRFYREAQATGMLQHPNIVIIYDLGDQDGNPYIVMEYLEGDPMDKLIANKREVSLVEKLNWIIQCCNGLNYAHQRGIVHRDIKPANIIILRDGSIKILDFGIARMGDKSMTRTGQVVGTITYMSPEQINAQVVDGRSDIFSTGVMLYELLTGALPFEGKDTASTLLKIIHEPPPPLKNFLPVFPPELEEVMHHALCKDREERYATAEDFAFDLSRVQEQLKKQMVSEYVDRAKGFIDRSELPKAKELLQQVLRVDTQHTVAKDLMLEVQHRLQKQQRGEQVRQLRSHAEDALAHKQYEDALAYVDQALSLDKTNTELLNLRDLAQEAKTRIDKLQSALRRAEQAQQAGDLEVALKASEDALAVDSENTQAKALHTSISKELSEHKKQAQVQGFLDEARKDISQRKFTAAFEVLKKAEEIDAASPEVHALLNLASSGREQEQRRRDLERFTNEIEDALARDSYQEACAKADEALVRFSNDPGLLKLKAMADKQREAGEKKKFVEEQMAAARKLLDGGKAAEALAVLEKASQKVPGDSRLQGLLAIVRDSAERERVEALKTGFIQKAKEALRKKDYAAAVKVLEQGQAEIEGAAEINDLLQFARDEANAHARRKKIDQAAEEAQKLMAEEEYERAVALLEATMKESPDEELRVVLTDARRHVEEFNRKVEGAIAKAQRLLDARKIDEAVTLLESQAKAYARSQDFCDMLEKARAEQDQVRGVRGALDKAREAVGKSDFAAASTILEACKKTYGETPEVKQAFTEFESKRAAVAKSAVEKAVRDARTLL